The sequence CTCGCAGGGCGGCAGGGACTTGTTGGTCAGTTCGTTGGTGCCGACGAAGATGTCGCACGCCTTGAAGAGCCGGACGACGTCGTCGTGCGGGACGATGCCGGTGAAGAGGATGCGCTCCGCGATGCCGAGCCGCCGAGCCTGCGCCTCGAGGGCGGCGCGATCCGGCCCGTCCCCCGCGACGACGAAGCAAAGGTCCGGCGGCCCGCCGGCGAGGGCGAGCGCCGCCGCCTCGAGGAAGAGATCGATGCGTTTCGATTGCACGAGCCTGGAGAGGGTGACGGCGAGGACGCCATCCGGCGGCAGGCCGAACTCACGCCTGGCCGCGGCGCGATCGACCGCGACATCCGCCCACTCGACATCCATGCCGTTCGGCAAGAACGAGATGCGCTCCCGGGGGACGCCGAGGCGCGCGAGGGCCTCCTCTCCCCGCGTGCCGTCGTCGAGGACGATGTAGCGGTCGACGGGGCGCCTGAAGGCGAGGAGCTGGTCGGCGTTCAGCCACCGGTAACGGAGCGGCGACAGGTCGGTGCGTCCGAGGTTCATCACGCCGAAGAGCTTGACGGCCGTCGGGATCGCCAGGTCGCGTCCCGTCCGGCCGACGACGCCGCACGTGTAGTGGGAGAAGCCGAGCAGGAGATCGGCGCCGGCGCCGCGGGCGAGCTCGCGGAGCGGTTTGCCGGCCGCGCGGTCGAAGGACGCGTACCAGGCGAATCTCGCCAGCGAACCGGGAAGCCGCCGCCAGCGCCGGAAGACGTTCGGATAGGTGTGCCACCTGATCCCGTCGCCCGCGGGCGGCGCCCCGCCGGCGGGCTCGGGGATGAGGTAGTGGATTTCCCAGCCGGCCCGGACAAGGCCGCGGATGAAGTGCAACTCGTCGGCCACGCCGGCGCCCTCGCCCAGCGACCAGAGATCGTCCCAGATCGAGAGGACGACGATCCGTTTCGGCGTACCGCTCACCCGTCCCCCCGCTGCTCTATGCGCACCCGGTTGCGGATCGTCCCGATACGGCCGACGCCGATCTCGACGACGTCCCCGTCGGAGAGGAAGACGGGCGGATCGCGGAAGACGCCCACCCCCGCCGGCGTTCCCGTCGCGATGACGTCCCCCGCCCGGAGCGTCATGCCGGCCGACACGAAGTGGACGATCGACGGGACGTCGAAGATCATGTCGGCGGTGGAGCCCTCCTGCATGACGCGGCCGTTCAGGCGCTGCGCGATCGGGAGATCGCCCGGATCGCCCGTCTCGTCGGGCGTGACGATCCAGGGGCCGCAGGGCGCGAAGGTGTCGAATCCCTTGCCGCGGAACCATTGCCGGTCGTCCCGCTGCACGCGCCGAGCGCTGACGTCGTTGAAGGCCATGTAGCCGGCGACGTGGTCGAGCGCCTCGAAGGGATCGACGCGGAAGCAGTCGCGGCCGATCACGACGGCGAGCTCGGCCTCGGCGTCGACGCGGTCGACGTCCGCCGGGATGACGATCTCGTCGAAGGGGCCGGCGAGCGCCGTCACTGCCTTGGCGAAGAGGATCGGGTGGGGCGGGGGCTCGCGTCCCTGCTCGCGGGCGTGGCCGGCGTAGTTGAGCCCGAGGCAGATGATCTTCCCGGGATCGGGGATCGGCGGCAGGAGCCGCGTCTCCTCGAGGCGCCGGAAGAGGGCGTGATCGAGCTCGGCGGCGTTGTCGACGAGGTTGCGAACGGCCGGGAGGAGGCCCCCGGCCAGTATCGCGCGGAGCGAGGCCGGCGCCGACGGCATCGCCGCGGCGATGTCGAGGACGAGATTGCCGATGACGGCTCCCGGGCGGGGACCGTCGTCTTCGAAGGTCGCGAACTTCACGGGTCGATCACCTGGTGATGGCCTCGAGACGCCGGCGGAACTCCGCGGCGTCAACGAACCCCGTCACGCGAAGGGCGGTCGCCTCCTCGCCGGCGCGGTCGATGAAGATGATAGTCGGTACGCCCCGGACGCCGAAGCGCTTTTTCAGCTCCGTCTCGCGCGCGGAGGGGCGCGTGAGGTCGACCTTGAGGGCGACCGTCTTCGCGGCGAGCGCGATCACCCCGGCATCGGCGAAGGTGGCGTGCTCGAGCTCGTGGCAGGGGATGCACCAGTCGGCCGAGAAATCGACGAGCACCGGCTCGCCGTCCGCCGCCGCCCGTTCGAGGAGGCGTTCCTCGAAGGGCGTCCACCCGATCCCCGCCGTATCGGCCGGCCGGACGGGCCCTCCCGGCCAGAGAACGAGTCCCGCGGCGAGCGCGATCGCGAGGACACCGACGGCCCGCCGGAGCAGGACGAAGCCGCGCGCCGTCTCTCCCGTCCGGTCGAGCCAGCCGAGCCAGATGCCGGCCGACGCGGCGATCGCGACGTAGGCGAGGCCGGCGAGCCGGCCGGGCAGGAAATGCCGCGCGAAATAGACCGCCATCGCGATCAGGATGAACCCGAAGACCTTCCGGATCCAGATCATCCAGTTCCCCGAACGCGGCAGCCGGTTGATCGATCCCGAGACGGTGCCGAGGACGAGGAAGGGCAGTCCCATCCCCCACGCGAGGGTGAAGAACATCAGGAAGCCGAGCACGGGATTCCCCATCTCGCCGACCCAGGTGAGGAGCCCCAAAACGAAGGGGCCGATGCACGGGGCGGCGAGGACGCCGACGGTGAGGCCCATGAAGAGGGCGCCCGGCCATCCCTGCCTCGCCCGGCCGGTGCGGCGGGTGAGGAAGGCGGGCATCCGCAGCTCCCATACGCCGAACATCGAGAGCGCCAGGCCGAGGAGGACGGCGGCGATGAAGAGGATCACCCAGGGATTCTGCAAGGCGGAGCCGAAGAGGCTCCCGGTCATCGCCGCGACGACGCCGAGGACGCTGTAGGTGATCGACATCCCCAGGACGTAGACGAGGGCGAGAAGGAAGGTCCGCGAGGTCCTGCCCCCCGACTGCCCGCCGAAGTAGCTCACGGTGATCGGGATCAGCGGATAGATGCAGGGCGTGAGGTTCAGCGCCAGGCCGCCGAGGAAGATGAAGACGAAGGCGAGGAGAAGGCCGCGTTCGGCGACCATGCCCCCGAAGGCGTCGCCACCGCCCCCGGCGGTCGGTCCGGCGAAGGGGGGAGCGGCGAAGAGATCGGGGCTGACGAGCGCGACCGTCTCTTCGGGGCAGGCGACGCGGAGCGCCAGGACGACCGACGCCTCGGCGGGCTCGCGGCAGGTCGCGTTGTTGCAGCCCTGGTAGCGGAGGCGGATACGCAGCTCGCGCGGGCCCGGCGCCGCGTCGGCGTCGACGGCGATCTCGGCGCCGAAGACGAGGCGGCCATGGTAGAGCAGCATGTCGCCGTCGCTGATCTCGAGTCGCATCCGCTCGGGCTCGGGATAGAGGAACCGCTTGATCGCGATCCCCGGCGGCGCCTCGATCTCGAGGACGGTCGGGATCAGGTACTCGTCGAGGGGCTCGTTCGCGTTGATGTGCCAGCCGTCGAGGATCGTCGCGGTGACGGCGAGCATGCCCCGCGATCCGGGGTGGAAGGCGGACAGGGACAGAACGGCCGAGGTCTCGACGAGTTCCCCGTCGGCGTCGAAGAAGGTCTGCGCGGCGCCCGCCGCGGCCAGGAGGGCCAGTGCGGTCGCGATCGCGATGATGCCCGTCGATCTCCGTCTCATCCTCTCTCCTTCTCCCCGTGACTAGTCGGTGTACGAGAACACGTAGACCCCGCCGCTGGCGCTCCCGAGGTAGACGAACCGTTCGTCCGCCCAGACGCCCCGGGCGTCGTCGACCGTCGCGTGCCGGGCGACCTCGAC is a genomic window of Candidatus Krumholzibacteriota bacterium containing:
- a CDS encoding glycosyltransferase family 4 protein, with product MSGTPKRIVVLSIWDDLWSLGEGAGVADELHFIRGLVRAGWEIHYLIPEPAGGAPPAGDGIRWHTYPNVFRRWRRLPGSLARFAWYASFDRAAGKPLRELARGAGADLLLGFSHYTCGVVGRTGRDLAIPTAVKLFGVMNLGRTDLSPLRYRWLNADQLLAFRRPVDRYIVLDDGTRGEEALARLGVPRERISFLPNGMDVEWADVAVDRAAARREFGLPPDGVLAVTLSRLVQSKRIDLFLEAAALALAGGPPDLCFVVAGDGPDRAALEAQARRLGIAERILFTGIVPHDDVVRLFKACDIFVGTNELTNKSLPPCEAILCGLPVVAFDVAATAEIVRDGETGILVDNGDVAGLATAIASLATDEPRRLRLAAGAARFGREYFVSWEDRVRMETDLFETMLAGGRNL
- a CDS encoding fumarylacetoacetate hydrolase family protein, with the protein product MKFATFEDDGPRPGAVIGNLVLDIAAAMPSAPASLRAILAGGLLPAVRNLVDNAAELDHALFRRLEETRLLPPIPDPGKIICLGLNYAGHAREQGREPPPHPILFAKAVTALAGPFDEIVIPADVDRVDAEAELAVVIGRDCFRVDPFEALDHVAGYMAFNDVSARRVQRDDRQWFRGKGFDTFAPCGPWIVTPDETGDPGDLPIAQRLNGRVMQEGSTADMIFDVPSIVHFVSAGMTLRAGDVIATGTPAGVGVFRDPPVFLSDGDVVEIGVGRIGTIRNRVRIEQRGDG
- a CDS encoding thioredoxin fold domain-containing protein, with product MRRRSTGIIAIATALALLAAAGAAQTFFDADGELVETSAVLSLSAFHPGSRGMLAVTATILDGWHINANEPLDEYLIPTVLEIEAPPGIAIKRFLYPEPERMRLEISDGDMLLYHGRLVFGAEIAVDADAAPGPRELRIRLRYQGCNNATCREPAEASVVLALRVACPEETVALVSPDLFAAPPFAGPTAGGGGDAFGGMVAERGLLLAFVFIFLGGLALNLTPCIYPLIPITVSYFGGQSGGRTSRTFLLALVYVLGMSITYSVLGVVAAMTGSLFGSALQNPWVILFIAAVLLGLALSMFGVWELRMPAFLTRRTGRARQGWPGALFMGLTVGVLAAPCIGPFVLGLLTWVGEMGNPVLGFLMFFTLAWGMGLPFLVLGTVSGSINRLPRSGNWMIWIRKVFGFILIAMAVYFARHFLPGRLAGLAYVAIAASAGIWLGWLDRTGETARGFVLLRRAVGVLAIALAAGLVLWPGGPVRPADTAGIGWTPFEERLLERAAADGEPVLVDFSADWCIPCHELEHATFADAGVIALAAKTVALKVDLTRPSARETELKKRFGVRGVPTIIFIDRAGEEATALRVTGFVDAAEFRRRLEAITR